Genomic DNA from Thiosocius teredinicola:
CGCAACAAGCGGACGATGGCACCACCGCCGACGCCGAGTACCAATACCCGCTGCATCCGATTCGACGGCCCAAAAAAGGCCGGTAGCAACAGCAGATTCCAGACCGTATCGCTAATCGGGTTCGCCGCATTGAACTGACTGTGAAACACACCGTTGGTGTACAGTCGTATCGACCTGCCGGCACGGCGCACCTCAAAATGCGTATCACGTGTTGCCTTGGTCCAGATGACTGCCATGCTCGCCGGATGGTTTGGATGTGGTGCGCGGCAGCTTACACGTCCTCATTGAGCGCTGCAGCCCGACTCGTGGGTGACGACTAAGCTTGAGCCGTTCAATGGTTTGTCGAACGATAGCTATTGCGTAGCCGCTGCGCCTTTTACGGAATAAACAATGCGGCTTGTAACTATCAAGCGTCTCATCAGGCTCGACGCACCGTTCAGCCGGACGGATATGCATCGACCATGGTGGACAGACCAGCGATCAATCGGGGCGCGACGGCGTGTCGCCATTGCAGAATACGCATTGAACGTTTCGGCCTGAGTACCATGAGATAGCCGCTAGTGACCATCGACTCTGCCCAACTGGCCGCTTTCCTGCCCGCGGTTGTTGCTTTGGTGGCATCACCTGGGCCGGCGACTCTAGGCCTGGCGGGCGCCGGCGCCGCTTTTGGGTTTCGCGCCGCGCGCCGCTTTCTCGGTGGACTGCTGTGCGGCGCGGCGATGACGCTGCTGATGGTCGGTAGCGGCGTGGCCGGTGCGATATTGGCGCAACCGCTTATCGGGCCGATACTGACGGTGGTCGCGATGTCGTACATGATCTACCTCGCCTACCGAATCGCCACCGCCTCTGCGCTTGGCCGGCATGCTACGCAACCGGAGGCGCCGGGCTTTGCTGCCGGCCTGCTGCTGGCGATGACCAACGTAAAGGCCTATGCCGTGTTCGCCGCCCTGTTTTCCGGATTCGCAGTGATACCCGACGATGCAGTGGACAACGCCTGGCTCAAGGGGCTGGTGATCATGTCGATGCTGACCGTGATCGACTTCACCTGGCTCTATGCCGGCAGCACGTTGAGGCACTTTCTGCACGATCCCAGATTGTCACGCCGGATCAACCTATCGTTTGCCGTTCTGTTGCTGCTTTCGGTCATCTTTGCGGTAGCAATTTAGCATTGCGTGAGGCTGCGTCAGCAGTGTGACTTGGGCCAGCCAACTATTGATGGCGGTGGACAACAACAGCGTTTGTCATGAGTCGGACGAAAGCAGAGAGCGTCCCGCCGACCTCGGCATAGCGTGGACGCACTGCGCGGCTATCCACGATATCCGCCGTCAGTCGAACAAGCCTTTCACCGCGCCGCCGATACCCTTCAGCGCATCGCCGACGTCATCGGCAGCGCGTTCGATCACGTTGCTGTCTTTGCGCCGCACCGCGACGCGCTGTCGGCCCTTGGTGGCGAGCGTCAGGCACGGATTGTCTTCACCGCTGCCCAGTTCACCCAAACCCAGCAACACCGCCGGCGGAAACGAGATCACTCCGACCGCAGCCAGCAGCCCCCTGCCTTGCGGGCCGCACCAAATTTCTCCGGGGTAAAGGTCGGTGAGGTCAGGCTACCGCCAACCTCCACCGGCACAGCGACATTCAGCGTGATGGACTTCGGCTCCGGTTTGAGGACGAGTTGCAGCCGCTCGGAGCGCAGATTGATCTTTCCCGTGCCGTATAGCGTCGAGTTCTCTGAATCGGCCAGCAACAGGCGACTGCTGGCAATACCTCTCGCAATCTTGAAGTCACCGACGGAGCAGTTCAGACGCGCGGACCGCGAATCGTCGTTGAACAACGAACCCAAGGCGGTGCTCAGGCCGCCGACCAGTGTATCGACGTCTTTCAGGTCGGCACGGCCTTTGCCGATGATCCAGCGGCTCGTACCCTGCAGGCCGGCCATGATCTCTGCCAGCGAATTCCCTCGCCCGTGCACGTCGACGTGAAGCTCACCACGTGCATTCAGCCAACGGTTACCGCTTTTCGACTGCAGGAGCGCACCGGCATCCAGGTTCTTGCCGGTGAACAACAATGCCGACCGGGGCGGCTCGACGGATGCATCGATAGTGAGCTGCGCCGACAACTGACCGCTGCCGAGCTGCGCAGCGAAGTCTTTGACTTCGAGCACACCGTCCTTCGTCGTGATCTGCAGAGACACCCGATCGAGACTCAAGGATCCATTGACGAGCTTGCCGATCTGCACGCGAACGTCCGTCTCCAGCGTCGTCGGCACGCTCAAATCAAGCCTCTCGCTGCTGAACAGCTTTGCGCGTGAGCCCTGCGACGAACGATCTGAAACGCCTTCGGCTGACGGTTCGACACGCACAACGTCCGTTGCGAGTTCACCGACAAGCTGTTGGCGATCCTCGTCGACCGTAAAGGACAGTTCGCCACGATAGGTACCGGCGCCGAGCTGAAGGTGGACTTCGTGCAAAGACAGCCCATTCGCCAGGATCTCCGGTGTGACGCGCAGACTGTCGACGGCATATTCAGTGAGATCGCCGTCCGCCTGCTTGCGAGCGAGTGTGACGTTGGTGAAGGAAACAACGTCGATCTGCGGGACCACGCCATCGCCATCCCCGTCGACCGTCTGCAGCTCCCAGTTCGACTCACCGTCGGCGTTCGACTCTAGAAGCAGTGTTCCGTCTTCGATCTCGATACGCTGTATATGCACCTTGCCCGATAGCAAAGGACGCAAGGCCAGCTGTACTCTCAAGGTACCGACCCGCGCCATTTCCCGGTCCGATCCCCAGTCTGCGTTGGCCAGGGCGACATTACCGATCTCGAGCGTGGGATTCAGGGAAGGACGCAGATGCAGGCCCCCCTCAATGATGAGTTGCCTGCCGATGAGGCGTTGCACTTCAGCGGCCAGTTCGTCTTTGTAGTCGTTGGGATCGAATGCAATCCCAACGATAACCAACAGGCTGACTACGACTGCAAGCAGTCCCGACAGGAACATCAATTTGGCCGATCTGCGTCTGCTCACCCGGTAGTTCCACAACCTGCACTACGAGGTACTGTTTATCGGCCGATGAGCTTCAATCTTTGCCGGTAAGCGTCAGATTGCGAACCAGTCGCGCTTCCGACAACCTGCTGCGGAATAAAAAGCGCACTGTCATGAATTAACGGTGGTCGCGATGAACGGCGTTCACTTGTACAAGCGACGATAGTGAACTGGATATCGCATCGACTGCGCTTGCAAGCGCCAGGTTACCGACATCGACACCACCACCTGTCGCAGCCGCCCGCTAAACGCAAACAAGCGCACACCCACTCTGCCAAACCCATGTTGTCAATTCGACCTGGTGCTACGCGGTTCGATCAGAACCAACGTCGCCATCGGAACAGCAACACCTGCAGACCAGTAATCAACAGCAGCACGATCAGGATGTCGACAAACCCGCGCGGATTGTCGGCAAGCGGGATGCCTCCCACGTTGATGCCGAACAGGCCGGTCAGGAATCCCAAAGGCAGAAACACCGCAGCGACGACTGACAGCACATACATGCGTGAATTCAGTTGCTCGGAGAGCTTATTGCCGAGCTCTTCCTGGGTGACGGCAGCGCGTTCGCGCGCTGCATCCAGATCTTCGACATAGCGCGTAACCCGATCGGCCTCTTCGCGCAGACGCAACAGATCGCGATCCTCGAACCAACTCGTGCGCATTACGGTAAGTTGCGCCAAGGCATCGCGTTGCGGCGCAACGTAGCGACGCAATGCGATGATCTCTCGTCGCAGGTCATTGAGTTGAGCACGCAACTGCCGGCTTTCTTCAACCAAGACTCTATCCTGTAGC
This window encodes:
- a CDS encoding LysE family translocator; translated protein: MTIDSAQLAAFLPAVVALVASPGPATLGLAGAGAAFGFRAARRFLGGLLCGAAMTLLMVGSGVAGAILAQPLIGPILTVVAMSYMIYLAYRIATASALGRHATQPEAPGFAAGLLLAMTNVKAYAVFAALFSGFAVIPDDAVDNAWLKGLVIMSMLTVIDFTWLYAGSTLRHFLHDPRLSRRINLSFAVLLLLSVIFAVAI
- a CDS encoding AsmA family protein; this translates as MSRRRSAKLMFLSGLLAVVVSLLVIVGIAFDPNDYKDELAAEVQRLIGRQLIIEGGLHLRPSLNPTLEIGNVALANADWGSDREMARVGTLRVQLALRPLLSGKVHIQRIEIEDGTLLLESNADGESNWELQTVDGDGDGVVPQIDVVSFTNVTLARKQADGDLTEYAVDSLRVTPEILANGLSLHEVHLQLGAGTYRGELSFTVDEDRQQLVGELATDVVRVEPSAEGVSDRSSQGSRAKLFSSERLDLSVPTTLETDVRVQIGKLVNGSLSLDRVSLQITTKDGVLEVKDFAAQLGSGQLSAQLTIDASVEPPRSALLFTGKNLDAGALLQSKSGNRWLNARGELHVDVHGRGNSLAEIMAGLQGTSRWIIGKGRADLKDVDTLVGGLSTALGSLFNDDSRSARLNCSVGDFKIARGIASSRLLLADSENSTLYGTGKINLRSERLQLVLKPEPKSITLNVAVPVEVGGSLTSPTFTPEKFGAARKAGGCWLRSE